One window of the Pseudarthrobacter sp. ATCC 49987 genome contains the following:
- a CDS encoding GntR family transcriptional regulator, with protein MTAIEASTSPFPGAWRPNPGSSVPLFDQLRLTIIERADNGTLAPGTKLPAVRSLAGELGVAPHTVARAYKELEAAGVVVTRGRNGTVVCARDEAWSSLSAAAAGFARAAKAQGASFAEAVQLLAAAYDRE; from the coding sequence GTGACGGCCATCGAAGCATCAACCTCCCCGTTCCCCGGTGCCTGGCGACCCAATCCGGGCAGCTCCGTCCCGCTGTTTGATCAGCTCCGGCTCACCATTATTGAACGGGCCGACAACGGGACCCTGGCGCCCGGGACCAAGCTCCCTGCCGTCCGGAGCCTTGCCGGCGAGCTGGGCGTGGCGCCGCACACGGTGGCCCGCGCCTACAAGGAACTGGAGGCGGCCGGCGTCGTCGTGACCAGGGGCCGGAACGGAACGGTGGTGTGCGCCCGGGACGAGGCCTGGAGTTCACTCTCCGCCGCCGCGGCCGGGTTCGCCCGTGCTGCGAAGGCCCAGGGCGCCAGCTTTGCCGAAGCCGTGCAGTTGCTGGCCGCCGCCTACGACCGGGAGTAA